In one Salvelinus fontinalis isolate EN_2023a chromosome 16, ASM2944872v1, whole genome shotgun sequence genomic region, the following are encoded:
- the adprs gene encoding ADP-ribosylhydrolase ARH3: MAMTAVRSGGAGGPASLSRFRGALVAAVLGDCVGGEFEGAEEVPMDRVLQHLNGLEDESRGDGILQYSDDTAMTRCVVQSLLTRAGFDEQDMARRFAKEYSHSPGRGYGAGVIQVLRKLASPHLNDVFQPARAQFSGHGSFGNGGAMRAAPFALAFSNPVDIRRYSRLGAMLTHSCSLGYNGAVLQALAVHLSLQGGLELPHRPTFINKLISEMEEVEAEDAARSDSRVFSESEFPFCDRLHRVKDLMERNNSVSIEEVISELGNGIAALHSVPTAIFCVLHCLEPREGLPERYGGLERTMAYSLALGGDTDTIACMAGAIAGAHYGIDAIPQIWQRCCEGAEDADINAERLHTLYHQAPAEGDSGTDSQPHTAAHDPPNQ, encoded by the exons ATGGCCATGACTGCGGTGCGGTCAGGGGGAGCGGGAGGACCAGCCTCTTTGTCTCGGTTCCGCGGTGCACTGGTTGCTGCGGTGCTGGGAGACTGCGTTGGTGGAGAATTTGAAGGTGCAGAGGAGGTGCCCATGGACCGTGTATTGCAGCATTTGAACGGATTGGAGGATGAGAGTCGCGGCGATG gtatTCTGCAGTACAGTGATGACACTGCCATGACGCGCTGTGTTGTCCAGTCTCTGCTGACCAGGGCAGGGTTCGATGAGCAAGACATGGCACGCAG GTTTGCAAAGGAATACAGCCATTCTCCAGGGCGGGGGTACGGGGCAGGTGTGATCCAGGTGTTGAGGAAGCTTGCATCTCCACACCTTAATGATGTCTTTCAGCCGGCTCGGGCTCAGTTCAGTGGCCACGGCTCCTTTGGGAATGGTGGTGCGATGAGGGCTGCACCTTTTGCGCTGGCTTTCAGTAACCCAGTTGACATTAGGAGG TACTCCAGGCTTGGTGCGATGCTGACCCACTCCTGTTCTCTGGGTTACAATGGAGCAGTGCTCCAGGCCCTCGCGGTCCACCTTTCTTTACAGGGGGGTTTGGAACTGCCACATAGGCCTACGTTTATCAACAAACTCATCTcagagatggaggaggtggaAGCAGAAGATGCTGCTCGCAGTGACTCAAGAGT CTTCAGCGAGTCAGAGTTCCCATTCTGTGATCGACTGCACAGAGTCAAGGACCTGATGGAAAGGAACAACAGTGTCAGCATTGAAGAGGTCATATCTGAGTTAG GCAATGGCATTGCAGCCCTGCATTCTGTCCCTACTGCCATCTTCTGTGTGCTGCACTGCCTGGAACCCCGGGAGGGTCTGCCTGAGCGCTATGGTGGCCTGGAGAGGACAATGGCGTACAGCCTGGCCTTGGGGGGAGACACAGACACCATTGCCTGCATGGCAGGGGCCATTGCAGGGGCACACTATGGAATCGATGCTATCCCCCAAATCTGGCAGCGGTGTTGTGAAGGGGCAGAGGATGCTGATATAAATGCTGAGCGCCTACACACTCTGTACCACCAGGCACCAGCTGAGGGAGACTCTGGGACCGACAGTCAGCCACACACAGCAGCACATGACCCCCCCAACCAATAA
- the cinp gene encoding cyclin-dependent kinase 2-interacting protein isoform X3: MEVGLQGSETTTPGRKSQSAVTGSARKVKDNAADWHNLILKWDRMNDEGSTTANKIVNLGFNKSSQKEMQVMMADHDTSASSNSENAFENSRELEEECDKLLSVVDKMTRIVSKMEKLVSSEKGIIDLETFQYGTGGRQTPLFQTWPTSQFDISSKLYEAYKQELTLKQAILQELAHTTNPDLSMVYLSCWLYQPYTDDRAKLLLEGLLLETGHRPI, encoded by the exons ATGGAAG TAGGCCTACAAGGATCAGAGACGACCACTCCTGGCAGAAAGTCCCAGTCTGCAGTGACTGGCAGTGCAAGGAAAGTGAAGGACAACGCAGCAGACTGGCACAATCTGATTCTGAAATGGGACCGAATGAATGATGAAGGATCCACCACGGCAAATAAGATAGTCAATTTAGGATTCAATAAAAG TTCACAGAAAGAGATGCAAGTCATGATGGCGGATCATGACACCTCTGCCAGCTCCAATTCAGAGAATGCATTTGAAAACAGTAGAGAACTAGAAGAGGAGTGTGACAAGTTGCTAAGTGTCGTGGACAAAATG ACTCGTATTGTATCAAAAATGGAGAAGTTAGTTTCCTCTGAGAAGGGGATCATCGATCTGGAGACATTCCAGTAtggaacaggaggaagacaaacTCCTTTGTTTCAGACCTGGCCTACGTCACAGTTCG ACATCTCCTCCAAGCTCTATGAAGCCTACAAGCAAGAACTGACTCTGAAACAGGCTATTCTTCAGGAACTAGCTCACACAACTAACCCAGACCTTTCAATGGTGTACCTCTCCTGCTGGCTGTATCAGCCGTACACAGATGACAGGGCAAAGTTACTGTTAGAGGGTCTTCTTTTAGAGACAGGGCATAGGCCAATTTAA
- the cinp gene encoding cyclin-dependent kinase 2-interacting protein isoform X2: MEGLQGSETTTPGRKSQSAVTGSARKVKDNAADWHNLILKWDRMNDEGSTTANKIVNLGFNKSSQKEMQVMMADHDTSASSNSENAFENSRELEEECDKLLSVVDKMTRIVSKMEKLVSSEKGIIDLETFQYGTGGRQTPLFQTWPTSQFADISSKLYEAYKQELTLKQAILQELAHTTNPDLSMVYLSCWLYQPYTDDRAKLLLEGLLLETGHRPI, translated from the exons ATGGAAG GCCTACAAGGATCAGAGACGACCACTCCTGGCAGAAAGTCCCAGTCTGCAGTGACTGGCAGTGCAAGGAAAGTGAAGGACAACGCAGCAGACTGGCACAATCTGATTCTGAAATGGGACCGAATGAATGATGAAGGATCCACCACGGCAAATAAGATAGTCAATTTAGGATTCAATAAAAG TTCACAGAAAGAGATGCAAGTCATGATGGCGGATCATGACACCTCTGCCAGCTCCAATTCAGAGAATGCATTTGAAAACAGTAGAGAACTAGAAGAGGAGTGTGACAAGTTGCTAAGTGTCGTGGACAAAATG ACTCGTATTGTATCAAAAATGGAGAAGTTAGTTTCCTCTGAGAAGGGGATCATCGATCTGGAGACATTCCAGTAtggaacaggaggaagacaaacTCCTTTGTTTCAGACCTGGCCTACGTCACAGTTCG CAGACATCTCCTCCAAGCTCTATGAAGCCTACAAGCAAGAACTGACTCTGAAACAGGCTATTCTTCAGGAACTAGCTCACACAACTAACCCAGACCTTTCAATGGTGTACCTCTCCTGCTGGCTGTATCAGCCGTACACAGATGACAGGGCAAAGTTACTGTTAGAGGGTCTTCTTTTAGAGACAGGGCATAGGCCAATTTAA
- the cinp gene encoding cyclin-dependent kinase 2-interacting protein isoform X1, protein MEVGLQGSETTTPGRKSQSAVTGSARKVKDNAADWHNLILKWDRMNDEGSTTANKIVNLGFNKSSQKEMQVMMADHDTSASSNSENAFENSRELEEECDKLLSVVDKMTRIVSKMEKLVSSEKGIIDLETFQYGTGGRQTPLFQTWPTSQFADISSKLYEAYKQELTLKQAILQELAHTTNPDLSMVYLSCWLYQPYTDDRAKLLLEGLLLETGHRPI, encoded by the exons ATGGAAG TAGGCCTACAAGGATCAGAGACGACCACTCCTGGCAGAAAGTCCCAGTCTGCAGTGACTGGCAGTGCAAGGAAAGTGAAGGACAACGCAGCAGACTGGCACAATCTGATTCTGAAATGGGACCGAATGAATGATGAAGGATCCACCACGGCAAATAAGATAGTCAATTTAGGATTCAATAAAAG TTCACAGAAAGAGATGCAAGTCATGATGGCGGATCATGACACCTCTGCCAGCTCCAATTCAGAGAATGCATTTGAAAACAGTAGAGAACTAGAAGAGGAGTGTGACAAGTTGCTAAGTGTCGTGGACAAAATG ACTCGTATTGTATCAAAAATGGAGAAGTTAGTTTCCTCTGAGAAGGGGATCATCGATCTGGAGACATTCCAGTAtggaacaggaggaagacaaacTCCTTTGTTTCAGACCTGGCCTACGTCACAGTTCG CAGACATCTCCTCCAAGCTCTATGAAGCCTACAAGCAAGAACTGACTCTGAAACAGGCTATTCTTCAGGAACTAGCTCACACAACTAACCCAGACCTTTCAATGGTGTACCTCTCCTGCTGGCTGTATCAGCCGTACACAGATGACAGGGCAAAGTTACTGTTAGAGGGTCTTCTTTTAGAGACAGGGCATAGGCCAATTTAA
- the znf839 gene encoding uncharacterized protein znf839 isoform X2, which translates to MADNESNMSSTTTGADHVTVSQVPCVSGLQVNQKHVGEKCIEENATEITEAQGLTDFLQSCTKEETFVAKDSQEVVSQTEDHEQQPEQNIVTSIVETSGIATGAEYSTVSADFVNALAPGTTIIYVQPDGSFVEGSGLTEEEQQQLVEQLSKQQLITVTENEAARLFEQNQGIKTVPTTSSQIQYTIPSTALAPNELQQVIEQVTKSQQFMAQTPKGSEQVVTTLDPTTGLFTTVASSEIAVASPQPLVTMQNASQKLKNVAKQVALQSHNGTRLVQKKETIRIQVQIPSGKQEGKGPTQTTISIPQQKNLAVASQGQQVKVSTNGSVSNSPQIIHITPIVGQQQYFLQQNPGDPPIQLLLQSSTPVVGSLVPVVHKLPIPVQTPVQQPSGKAPVNGTTVTAVKPATSVSTVEKVKRVKTRMKKAPKIKTRSGRVSRPPKYKVKDYKFIKTEDLAESHQSDSDDYSEISVEEDEDGEDGKKGAASMIYSHKRKAFQCETCDKAYIGHGGLSRHYRLNPSHGELKSLPEGTSKTDSPGKSADAGPEHKKPTEESNASSVKNTSGPEKSEATEKTAAAMSTTQQKADTTATQGVAASIRQAVVQTRGPGRPRGRGRPPTKAHPAVRLGRPPKLGGGAASVEQQTQSRKAWLKEVTHECDNEELMETVLPRLAKVMTVWEFLLMKVEKGRQPKTQFSDVYREFEKLHSQVKKMAQDYISNPQGVHMALEVHNVEVAKSLGIFDEVNKFKVLNPPTQQNVTDMATKNVHYMENSKMLPPTKRFKMENQAGVQIHQNGIKTSTKESSEAKVENTATTSMKYISPHTEVATKSSVCPQVTQTATITPQVISSNPETNITPMELIQDHLSNSMTETVDSVGGEEAMETDQGVSGTEPTEVLSTSDIADQMKELEKALATDPVAVDQQPRSIQPQQSNPTPVQQSGLTQAASTSSGLGQVVVQEAQGCQEVQEIYIQTEGLTMHLAEGQEGELASERIVIVNGPDGTTMHIRAPEGVPLEAVHALLGIEAEGKTQQ; encoded by the exons ATGGCCGACAACGAGAGCAATATGTCAAGTACAACAACAGGGGCAGATCATGTTACAGTATCTCAAGTTCCATGTGTTTCTGGATTGCAAGTTAACCAGAAGCATGTCGGCGAGAAATGCATTGAAGAAAATGCCACAGAGATCACCGAAGCGCAGGGCTTGACAGATTTCCTGCAAAGCTGCACAAAAGAGGAGACATTCGTTGCAAAGGACTCCCAGGAGGTTGTCAGCCAAACTGAAGACCATGAACAACAACCTGAACAGAACATAGTAACTTCTATTGTTGAGACCTCAGGTATTGCAACGGGAGCAGAGTATTCTACAGTCAGTGCTGACTTTGTAAATGCTCTTGCACCTGGGACCACCATCATTTATGTGCAACCAGATGGTAGTTTTGTTGAGGGATCAGGTCTGACTGAAGAGGAGCAGCAACAGCTAGTGGAGCAGTTGTCCAAACAACAGCTTATCACAGTGACTGAGAATGAGGCTGCTCGTCTGTTTGAACAAAATCAAGGCATCAAAACAGTCCCTACTACTTCGTCACAGATACAGTATACTATTCCCAGTACAGCACTGGCTCCCAACGAACTGCAACAAGTGATAGAGCAAGTTACCAAATCTCAGCAATTCATGGCCCAGACACCCAAGGGATCGGAGCAGGTTGTGACCACACTGGATCCCACAACTGGCTTGTTCACGACTGTAGCATCTTCAGAGATTGCAGTAGCAAGCCCACAGCCACTGGTCACTATGCAGAATGCATCACAGAAGCTGAAGAATGTTGCGAAACAAGTCGCACTTCAGTCCCACAATGGTACACGCCTGGTTCAGAAAAAG GAAACCATCAGAATCCAAGTCCAGATACCCTCTGGAAAGCAGGAGGGGAAAGGACCTACACAGACTACCATTTCAATCCCTCAACAGAAGAACTTGGCTGTGGCCAGTCAAGGCCAGCAAGTCAAAGTGTCTACGAACGGCAGTGTGAGCAACAGCCCCCAGATCATCCACATCACACCCATAGTTGGACAGCAACAGTACTTCCTACAGCAGAACCCTGGAGACCCTCCTATTCAGCTGCTACTGCAGAGCTCAACACCTGTGGTTGGGAGCCTGGTTCCCGTTGTGCACAAACTGCCCATACCTGTTCAGACCCCTGTCCAGCAGCCTTCAGGTAAGGCCCCGGTCAATGGCACAACAGTCACAGCAGTTAAACCTGCCACGTCTGTCTCcacagtggaaaaagtcaaaagggtcaaaaccagaATGAAAAAGGCACCGAAAATCAAAACGCGTTCCGGGAGGGTGTCCAGACCGCCCAAGTACAAGGTGAAGGACTATAAGTTCATCAAGACAGAGGATTTGGCCGAGAGCCATCAGTCAGATTCTGACGACTACTCTGAAATCAGTGTGGAGGAAGATGAAGATGGTGAGGATGGTAAAAAGGGAGCAGCATCTATGATTTACAGTCACAAGCGGAAGGCCTTTCAATGTGAAACGTGCGATAAAGCTTACATAGGCCATGGAGGTCTGTCCAGACACTACAGGCTGAACCCCTCCCACGGTGAACTGAAGTCACTTCCTGAAGGGACCTCTAAAACAGACAGCCCTGGTAAAAGCGCAGACGCTGGGCCCGAACATAAGAAGCCGACTGAAGAAAGTAATGCAAGCAGTGTTAAAAATACATCAGGTCCTGAGAAAAGTGAGGCCACAGAGAAAACAGCTGCTGCAATGTCAACCACTCAACAAAAA GCGGATACCACAGCAACCCAAGGAGTAGCAGCTTCTATCAGGCAGGCTGTGGTCCAGACTCGGGGACCAGGGAGACCCAGAGGACGAGGCAGACCACCTACCAAAGCACACCCAGCGGTGAGACTGGGGCGACCTCCAAAGCTAGGAGGGGGAGCTGCCAGCGTGGAGCAGCAGACCCAGAGTAGGAAAGCATGGCTCAAAGAG GTGACACACGAATGTGACAATGAAGAACTAATGGAGACTGTGCTCCCTCGTCTGGCTAAGGTCATGACTGTCTGGGAGTTCCTCCTGATGAAG GTGGAGAAGGGGCGGCAACCCAAAACCCAGTTTTCGGATGTGTACCGGGagtttgagaagctccacagtcaGGTGAAGAAGATGGCCCAAGACTACATCAGTAACCCTCAGGGTGTCCACATGGCCTTGGAGGTCCACAATGTAGAG GTTGCCAAATCTCTTGGCATATTCGATGAGGTGAACAAGTTCAAAGTTCTGAACCCTCCAACTCAGCAGAATGTCACCGACATGGCAACCAAGAATGTCCACTACATGGAG AATTCTAAAATGTTACCTCCAACAAAGAGGTTTAAAATGGAAAACCAGGCTGGTGTTCAGATCCATCAGAACGGCATTAAGACTTCCACAAAAG AATCAAGTGAGGCCAAAGTAGAGAACACCGCAACAACAAGCATGAAGTACATTTCACCACATACTGAGGTGGCCACCAAGAGCTCCGTGTGCCCTCAAGTCACTCAGACTGCTACCATCACACCACAGGTCATCTCATCTAACCCTGAGACGAACATAACACCCATGGAACTGATCCAGGATCACTTATCCAACAGCATGACAGAGACCGTTGACTcagtaggaggagaggaggccatGGAGACAGATCAGGGTGTGTCTGGTACAGAACCTACCGAGGTCCTGAGCACCAGTGACATAGCGGATCAAATGAAGGAGCTAGAGAAGGCCTTGGCCACAGACCCAGTCGCAGTTGATCAGCAGCCCAGGAGTATTCAGCCGCAGCAGTCCAACCCTACCCCAGTCCAGCAGAGTGGCCTGACCCAGGCTGCCTCCACCTCCAGCGGACTAGGCCAGGTGGTAGTTCAGGAGGCCCAGGGCTGCCAGGAGGTCCAGGAGATCTACATCCAGACGGAGGGGCTGACCATGCACCTAGCAGAGGGCCAGGAGGGCGAATTGGCCTCGGAGCGCATCGTCATCGTCAACGGGCCTGACGGCACCACTATGCACATCCGCGCCCCTGAAGGAGTCCCTCTGGAAGCAGTCCACGCTCTGCTTGGTATTGAGGCTGAGGGGAAAACACAGCAGTGA
- the znf839 gene encoding uncharacterized protein znf839 isoform X1, with the protein MADNESNMSSTTTGADHVTVSQVPCVSGLQVNQKHVGEKCIEENATEITEAQGLTDFLQSCTKEETFVAKDSQEVVSQTEDHEQQPEQNIVTSIVETSGIATGAEYSTVSADFVNALAPGTTIIYVQPDGSFVEGSGLTEEEQQQLVEQLSKQQLITVTENEAARLFEQNQGIKTVPTTSSQIQYTIPSTALAPNELQQVIEQVTKSQQFMAQTPKGSEQVVTTLDPTTGLFTTVASSEIAVASPQPLVTMQNASQKLKNVAKQVALQSHNGTRLVQKKQETIRIQVQIPSGKQEGKGPTQTTISIPQQKNLAVASQGQQVKVSTNGSVSNSPQIIHITPIVGQQQYFLQQNPGDPPIQLLLQSSTPVVGSLVPVVHKLPIPVQTPVQQPSGKAPVNGTTVTAVKPATSVSTVEKVKRVKTRMKKAPKIKTRSGRVSRPPKYKVKDYKFIKTEDLAESHQSDSDDYSEISVEEDEDGEDGKKGAASMIYSHKRKAFQCETCDKAYIGHGGLSRHYRLNPSHGELKSLPEGTSKTDSPGKSADAGPEHKKPTEESNASSVKNTSGPEKSEATEKTAAAMSTTQQKADTTATQGVAASIRQAVVQTRGPGRPRGRGRPPTKAHPAVRLGRPPKLGGGAASVEQQTQSRKAWLKEVTHECDNEELMETVLPRLAKVMTVWEFLLMKVEKGRQPKTQFSDVYREFEKLHSQVKKMAQDYISNPQGVHMALEVHNVEVAKSLGIFDEVNKFKVLNPPTQQNVTDMATKNVHYMENSKMLPPTKRFKMENQAGVQIHQNGIKTSTKESSEAKVENTATTSMKYISPHTEVATKSSVCPQVTQTATITPQVISSNPETNITPMELIQDHLSNSMTETVDSVGGEEAMETDQGVSGTEPTEVLSTSDIADQMKELEKALATDPVAVDQQPRSIQPQQSNPTPVQQSGLTQAASTSSGLGQVVVQEAQGCQEVQEIYIQTEGLTMHLAEGQEGELASERIVIVNGPDGTTMHIRAPEGVPLEAVHALLGIEAEGKTQQ; encoded by the exons ATGGCCGACAACGAGAGCAATATGTCAAGTACAACAACAGGGGCAGATCATGTTACAGTATCTCAAGTTCCATGTGTTTCTGGATTGCAAGTTAACCAGAAGCATGTCGGCGAGAAATGCATTGAAGAAAATGCCACAGAGATCACCGAAGCGCAGGGCTTGACAGATTTCCTGCAAAGCTGCACAAAAGAGGAGACATTCGTTGCAAAGGACTCCCAGGAGGTTGTCAGCCAAACTGAAGACCATGAACAACAACCTGAACAGAACATAGTAACTTCTATTGTTGAGACCTCAGGTATTGCAACGGGAGCAGAGTATTCTACAGTCAGTGCTGACTTTGTAAATGCTCTTGCACCTGGGACCACCATCATTTATGTGCAACCAGATGGTAGTTTTGTTGAGGGATCAGGTCTGACTGAAGAGGAGCAGCAACAGCTAGTGGAGCAGTTGTCCAAACAACAGCTTATCACAGTGACTGAGAATGAGGCTGCTCGTCTGTTTGAACAAAATCAAGGCATCAAAACAGTCCCTACTACTTCGTCACAGATACAGTATACTATTCCCAGTACAGCACTGGCTCCCAACGAACTGCAACAAGTGATAGAGCAAGTTACCAAATCTCAGCAATTCATGGCCCAGACACCCAAGGGATCGGAGCAGGTTGTGACCACACTGGATCCCACAACTGGCTTGTTCACGACTGTAGCATCTTCAGAGATTGCAGTAGCAAGCCCACAGCCACTGGTCACTATGCAGAATGCATCACAGAAGCTGAAGAATGTTGCGAAACAAGTCGCACTTCAGTCCCACAATGGTACACGCCTGGTTCAGAAAAAG CAGGAAACCATCAGAATCCAAGTCCAGATACCCTCTGGAAAGCAGGAGGGGAAAGGACCTACACAGACTACCATTTCAATCCCTCAACAGAAGAACTTGGCTGTGGCCAGTCAAGGCCAGCAAGTCAAAGTGTCTACGAACGGCAGTGTGAGCAACAGCCCCCAGATCATCCACATCACACCCATAGTTGGACAGCAACAGTACTTCCTACAGCAGAACCCTGGAGACCCTCCTATTCAGCTGCTACTGCAGAGCTCAACACCTGTGGTTGGGAGCCTGGTTCCCGTTGTGCACAAACTGCCCATACCTGTTCAGACCCCTGTCCAGCAGCCTTCAGGTAAGGCCCCGGTCAATGGCACAACAGTCACAGCAGTTAAACCTGCCACGTCTGTCTCcacagtggaaaaagtcaaaagggtcaaaaccagaATGAAAAAGGCACCGAAAATCAAAACGCGTTCCGGGAGGGTGTCCAGACCGCCCAAGTACAAGGTGAAGGACTATAAGTTCATCAAGACAGAGGATTTGGCCGAGAGCCATCAGTCAGATTCTGACGACTACTCTGAAATCAGTGTGGAGGAAGATGAAGATGGTGAGGATGGTAAAAAGGGAGCAGCATCTATGATTTACAGTCACAAGCGGAAGGCCTTTCAATGTGAAACGTGCGATAAAGCTTACATAGGCCATGGAGGTCTGTCCAGACACTACAGGCTGAACCCCTCCCACGGTGAACTGAAGTCACTTCCTGAAGGGACCTCTAAAACAGACAGCCCTGGTAAAAGCGCAGACGCTGGGCCCGAACATAAGAAGCCGACTGAAGAAAGTAATGCAAGCAGTGTTAAAAATACATCAGGTCCTGAGAAAAGTGAGGCCACAGAGAAAACAGCTGCTGCAATGTCAACCACTCAACAAAAA GCGGATACCACAGCAACCCAAGGAGTAGCAGCTTCTATCAGGCAGGCTGTGGTCCAGACTCGGGGACCAGGGAGACCCAGAGGACGAGGCAGACCACCTACCAAAGCACACCCAGCGGTGAGACTGGGGCGACCTCCAAAGCTAGGAGGGGGAGCTGCCAGCGTGGAGCAGCAGACCCAGAGTAGGAAAGCATGGCTCAAAGAG GTGACACACGAATGTGACAATGAAGAACTAATGGAGACTGTGCTCCCTCGTCTGGCTAAGGTCATGACTGTCTGGGAGTTCCTCCTGATGAAG GTGGAGAAGGGGCGGCAACCCAAAACCCAGTTTTCGGATGTGTACCGGGagtttgagaagctccacagtcaGGTGAAGAAGATGGCCCAAGACTACATCAGTAACCCTCAGGGTGTCCACATGGCCTTGGAGGTCCACAATGTAGAG GTTGCCAAATCTCTTGGCATATTCGATGAGGTGAACAAGTTCAAAGTTCTGAACCCTCCAACTCAGCAGAATGTCACCGACATGGCAACCAAGAATGTCCACTACATGGAG AATTCTAAAATGTTACCTCCAACAAAGAGGTTTAAAATGGAAAACCAGGCTGGTGTTCAGATCCATCAGAACGGCATTAAGACTTCCACAAAAG AATCAAGTGAGGCCAAAGTAGAGAACACCGCAACAACAAGCATGAAGTACATTTCACCACATACTGAGGTGGCCACCAAGAGCTCCGTGTGCCCTCAAGTCACTCAGACTGCTACCATCACACCACAGGTCATCTCATCTAACCCTGAGACGAACATAACACCCATGGAACTGATCCAGGATCACTTATCCAACAGCATGACAGAGACCGTTGACTcagtaggaggagaggaggccatGGAGACAGATCAGGGTGTGTCTGGTACAGAACCTACCGAGGTCCTGAGCACCAGTGACATAGCGGATCAAATGAAGGAGCTAGAGAAGGCCTTGGCCACAGACCCAGTCGCAGTTGATCAGCAGCCCAGGAGTATTCAGCCGCAGCAGTCCAACCCTACCCCAGTCCAGCAGAGTGGCCTGACCCAGGCTGCCTCCACCTCCAGCGGACTAGGCCAGGTGGTAGTTCAGGAGGCCCAGGGCTGCCAGGAGGTCCAGGAGATCTACATCCAGACGGAGGGGCTGACCATGCACCTAGCAGAGGGCCAGGAGGGCGAATTGGCCTCGGAGCGCATCGTCATCGTCAACGGGCCTGACGGCACCACTATGCACATCCGCGCCCCTGAAGGAGTCCCTCTGGAAGCAGTCCACGCTCTGCTTGGTATTGAGGCTGAGGGGAAAACACAGCAGTGA